In Henningerozyma blattae CBS 6284 chromosome 6, complete genome, the following are encoded in one genomic region:
- the TBLA0F01490 gene encoding uncharacterized protein (similar to Saccharomyces cerevisiae YOP1 (YPR028W); ancestral locus Anc_7.434): MSDYKKTIDSQFKQFDSKYAKNKYLQQLEERTNIPKSYLVAGLAGIYIFMIFINPGGIGGMLSNFSGFVLPAYYSLVALKTPGGRDDSLLLIYWVIFSFFSVIEFWSSCLLKVIPFYWLLKTAFLFYIAVPSTGGARIIYAKVIDPATSRFLENTSKTNSVSASASNAAHSAASKVTSAGSHIGAAASSMKKPDGISAVKSAAVSATNKTSDGFAAAAQKATDVYDQAKSKSSGLGDAITSGISSHS; the protein is encoded by the exons ATGTCTGATTACAAAAAAACTATTGATTCTcaatttaaacaatttgATTCG aaatatgctaaaaataaatatttgcaaCAATTAGAAGAAAGAACTAATATACCAAAATCCTATTTGGTTGCTGGTTTGGCTggtatttatatttttatgatATTTATCAACCCAGGTGGGATTGGAGGAATGTTATCCAACTTCAGCGGGTTTGTTTTGCCAGCTTATTACTCTTTAGTGGCATTGAAGACTCCTGGTGGCCGCGATGACTCTTTGTTATTAATCTATTGGGTTATCTTTTCATTCTTCAGTGTTATTGAGTTTTGGTCCAGTTGTTTGTTGAAAGTTATACCTTTCTACTGGCTACTGAAAACTgcctttttattttatattgcTGTTCCATCAACTGGGGGTGCTAGAATTATATACGCAAAAGTCATTGACCCAGCCACTTCTAGATTCCTTGAAAATACTTCTAAAACTAACAGTGTTTCTGCTTCTGCTTCAAACGCTGCCCACTCTGCTGCTAGTAAGGTTACTTCTGCTGGTTCTCACATTGGTGCGGCTGCTTCCTCAATGAAGAAACCAGATGGAATCTCTGCTGTCAAAAGTGCAGCTGTTTCTGCCACTAACAAGACTTCGGATGGTtttgctgctgctgctcAAAAAGCCACAGATGTTTATGATCAAGCCAAATCCAAGTCTTCCGGTCTAGGCGATGCTATTACAAGCGGTATTTCTTCTCATTCATGA
- the NTO1 gene encoding Nto1p (similar to Saccharomyces cerevisiae NTO1 (YPR031W); ancestral locus Anc_7.439): protein MDKDDVPKLREEKRLEELYDDLKPNTLIPMVYSSESSSLVNSIELNVNNSVDTRIKQIIFKGKTTLEQIKVNPNRTRYRKNRISLESLTSPFPIEKHNHAQCTSSHNVSNTKDYSDNFSHSFDENKTPYSTKYDPINIKQPEVNIRNALAHLSPNLASFQTEYDMDEHDFLYMQYLNEKYADGKFTEELFELLITVLEIEWFNLEKMIPPRNYSAYDSSINNNNNVQYHMSQSYRNHYDLYGSDDGIYPNSEQTCAICDGAYSDNNNAIVFCDGCDIAVHQECYGIVFIPEGQWLCRKCLFSKNMKVNCLLCPSHTGAFKQTDVGKWAHVLCSLWIPELYFANVNYMEPIEGLEYIAKSRWKLVCYICEQRVGACIQCSNKNCFRSYHVTCAKRAGLYLKFNGVSIPDMAINQYSHGHVPKTFCDKHSPNGPSSNASLGIMKVRRYLKYLKEKELRSSEEEDLDILQNEDENYRKTTNTGISLSNINYQTDYDNIRQGIISPNDSSEIDQWKTHNGTPIAPNYFATLLQKICAMYSLPKAQNISVEMCKYWSMKREFRKGAPLVRKYDFSTYNTLTIEEIKDRINFSDSLLDDLMKLKNIINLIGQRTKIEDSIHDNNDNITAIIERPTKWLMRKNVLDKWTSSACFKNIIKEINSKANYSIELNNIFEQLISKEFESIEDVKQIVYEFFEILNKLILNLNTIPRSLINNINKSKVLFNELFIGLENNNCKKFLNQDFEIDKENYANIKERPWNGKIVLKDEGLSDVEELGSKEMRFLGYLMSKTSSSRK from the coding sequence ATGGATAAAGACGATGTGCCTAAACTTCGTGAAGAAAAACGGCTTGAGGAGTTGTATGATGATCTCAAGCCTAATACATTAATACCTATGGTGTACTCCTCGGAATCCTCTAGTTTAGTTAATAGCATTGAATTAAATGTGAATAATTCAGTCGATACAagaataaaacaaataatattcaaggGGAAGACTACTTTAGaacaaattaaagttaATCCTAATAGAACAagatatagaaaaaatcgTATTTCATTAGAAAGCTTAACAAGCCCGTTTCCAATAGAAAAGCATAATCATGCACAATGTACCTCTAGTCATAATGTTTCAAATACAAAGGATTACTCggataatttttcacaCTCGTTTGACGAAAATAAAACACCATATAGTACTAAATACGAtccaataaatataaaacaacCTGAAgtaaatattagaaatgcCTTGGCACATTTGTCTCCGAATTTAGCTTCATTTCAGACTGAATATGATATGGATGAGCATGATTTTTTGTATATGCAATATTTGAATGAGAAATATGCAGATGGAAAGTTCactgaagaattatttgaattgttaATTACAGTTTTGGAAATAGAATGGtttaatttggaaaaaatgaTTCCACCAAGAAATTATTCTGCATATGATTCATcgataaataataataataatgttcAATATCATATGTCTCAATCATACCGAAACCATTATGACTTGTACGGTTCAGATGATGGTATTTATCCCAATTCTGAACAAACATGCGCCATATGTGATGGTGCTTAtagtgataataataatgctaTTGTGTTTTGTGATGGTTGCGATATTGCGGTCCATCAAGAATGCTATGGTATTGTATTTATTCCAGAAGGTCAATGGCTATGTAGAAAATGTTTGTTCTCCAAAAATATGAAAGTTAATTGTTTACTATGCCCTAGTCATACAGGTGCATTTAAACAAACAGATGTTGGTAAATGGGCCCATGTCTTGTGTTCCTTATGGATACCAGAGTTGTATTTTGCTAATGTTAATTATATGGAGCCAATTGAAGGTTTAGAATATATTGCTAAATCTCGCTGGAAATTGGTATGTTATATTTGTGAACAGCGAGTAGGAGCCTGTATTCAATGTTCCAATAAAAACTGTTTTCGATCATATCATGTAACATGTGCTAAAAGAGCGGGTCTCTATCTCAAATTTAATGGTGTTAGTATACCAGATATGGCAATTAATCAGTATTCGCACGGTCATGTGCCAAAAACCTTTTGTGATAAGCATTCACCAAATGGTCCTAGCTCTAATGCTTCACTTGGAATAATGAAAGTAAGGagatatttgaaatatttgaaagaaaaggAACTAAGGTCttcagaagaagaagatttgGATATTTTACAGAATGAGGATGAAAATTACAGAAAGACTACAAACACTGGCATATCTTTATCGAATATCAATTATCAAACAGATTATGATAATATACGGCAAGGTATAATTTCACCAAATGACAGTTCAGAGATAGATCAATGGAAAACCCATAATGGTACACCGATAGCGCCTAATTACTTTGCAACGcttttacaaaaaatttgtGCCATGTATTCATTACCAAAAGCTCAAAATATATCAGTTGAAATGTGTAAATATTGGTCAATGAAGAGGGAATTTCGAAAAGGTGCTCCATTGGTTCGTAAATATGATTTTTCCACTTATAATACTTTGactattgaagaaattaaagacCGAATAAACTTTTCTGATTCTCTTTTAGAtgatttaatgaaattaaaaaacataattaatttaattggaCAACGAACTAAAATAGAAGATTCTATtcatgataataatgataatataacGGCAATAATTGAAAGACCAACGAAATGGTTAATGCGAAAAAACGTATTGGACAAATGGACTTCATCTGCAtgctttaaaaatattataaaggAAATTAATAGTAAAGCAAACTATTCAATTGAACttaacaatatttttgagCAATTAATCtctaaagaatttgaaagtATTGAAGATGTTAAACAGATTGTTTATGAATTTTTCgaaattctaaataaattaatcctcaatttaaatacaaTTCCACgttcattaattaataatattaataaatcaaaagtattatttaatgaattattcaTTGGACTTGAAAATAACAACtgtaaaaaatttcttaatcAAGATTTTGAAATCGATAAGGAGAATTATGCTAACATTAAAGAACGTCCTTGGAATGGTAAAATTgtattaaaagatgaagGGTTAAGTGACGTTGAAGAACTTGGATCAAAAGAGATGAGGTTCCTAGGGTATTTAATGAGTAAAACTTCCTCTTCAAGGAAATAA
- the TBLA0F01510 gene encoding basic helix-loop-helix domain-containing protein (similar to Saccharomyces cerevisiae RTG3 (YBL103C); ancestral locus Anc_7.438), translating into MYGNTSDRNPLKEHYSIESKENQNLKLNVDNNTINLYPYLSDSSKIKLSEVHDNLEREDLISPTSANPDISNHIFRTQYQQPSNTLDNRFYFDDHAIKPEYLDDLMNSAIYNNQLLHPGVNIPNDSMTIVASNINNNNAVENNSIHISTSNNLNNNGDNRKYNGNSISNIPTEDAIHIDTIQQGSIDLPDFNGQNLSTSLQSSIYSSEFPPSVSSSFSYQPQAFEGDTNSLQNSTYKYFNNNANSSNILYNTHNTARSSISSLPFNSRRSNSYSSSIRPGSFSSASTRYNQLNSIGNGPNNNSLNNLVNTPTSRDDSVVNDTKSVTTNNLTSKINDTTQILSPTSASNTPASNPNNISNPSSAATAATATTTTTSTTASNTGTTSGSGTKILLSEKEKLRRKKDFHNAVERRRRDLIKNKIQELTYIVPPTLLNYDSTGRSIKPNKSTILTNSIDYIKFLKDTLIEQDHQKLKLTEKFEELKNCFCKKINSATHVGHKMTENNDRDDGTDHCRISKLDLHSNQQSNNSLDNINVRPDDLFLLIHKRPFKSSQLKSAALDIQQGKIIDTRMLAHGLTTDLNNFGYRRNNSDSISLSDNNIVNPSQDQLENGGEIQNEIQSSIRKDEQKNINPIKNIDSNDGYVLNNENFFDGPNRNTMSTYDNQSFTTSSDLFSDQNIPEFTGLLNQHGFNLQNFPSHTNSSNLNTYDNDNSINNKATDISNGSNNNSSSNHINRMNNINQINSINESSTGGVNINEDPYYFNEEDLQKFLASDFSRGEQTVSDFNFEDFQRYSEYSMLDEFK; encoded by the coding sequence ATGTATGGGAATACTAGTGATAGAAACCCGTTGAAAGAGCATTATTCCATTGAAAGCAAGGAAAACCaaaatctaaaattaaatgtaGATAATAACACCATTAACCTTTACCCATATTTAAGTGATtcatcaaaaataaaattatcagaAGTACatgataatttagaaaGGGAAGATTTGATATCACCCACTTCTGCCAACCCCGATATTAGTAATCATATATTCCGTACTCAATATCAACAACCGTCTAACACTCTGGATAAtcgattttattttgatgatCATGCAATAAAGCCTGAGTATTTAGATGATTTGATGAATTCTGCcatttataataatcagTTACTGCACCCAGGAGTAAATATTCCTAACGATTCTATGACTATAGTAGCAagtaatatcaataataataatgcagttgaaaataattccaTACATATTTCAACTAGTAATAATctgaataataatggtgATAATAGAAAGTATAACGGAAACAGCATCTCAAATATTCCTACAGAAGATGCAATACATATCGATACAATACAGCAAGGTTCCATAGACTTACCTGATTTTAATGGTCAAAATTTAAGTACATCTCTACAATCTAGTATATATTCAAGTGAATTTCCTCCAAGTGTGTCTTCATCCTTTTCTTATCAACCGCAAGCATTTGAAGGTGACACAAATAGTTTACAAAATTCCActtacaaatattttaataataatgcaaattcaagtaatattttatataatacacATAACACTGCAAGATCTTCTATTTCTTCATTACCCTTTAATAGCCGCAGATCTAATAGttattcatcatcaataagGCCTGGTAGTTTTTCCTCTGCTTCCACTAGATATAATCAACTTAACAGTATTGGAAATGGTCCtaacaataatagtttgaataatttggTTAATACCCCAACTTCAAGAGATGACTCAGTCGTAAATGATACCAAAAGTGTCACGACTAATAATCTCacttcaaaaataaatgatacAACCCAAATACTAAGTCCCACTTCAGCTAGTAATACCCCAGCTAGcaatccaaataatataagTAATCCAAGTTCGGCAGCAACAGCAGCAACAGctacaacaacaacaacttCCACCACAGCTTCAAATACTGGAACTACGTCAGGCTCTGGAACCAAGATATTATTGagtgaaaaagaaaaattaagaagGAAGAAAGATTTTCATAATGCAGTTGAAAGAAGAAGGCgtgatttaattaaaaataaaattcaagaattaaCTTATATCGTTCCCCCAACTTTACTAAATTATGACTCCACTGGCAGAAGCATCAAACCTAATAAAAGTACTATTCTTACAAACTCAATagattatattaaatttttaaaagatacGCTGATAGAGCAGGAtcatcaaaaattaaaattaacagagaaatttgaagaattaaagaattgtttttgtaaaaaaattaattcagCAACACACGTGGGCCATAAAATGACGGAAAATAATGACAGAGATGATGGAACTGATCATTGTAGAATTTCGAAACTAGATTTACACTCAAATCAGCAAtccaataattcattagataatattaacGTAAGACCAGATGATTTGTTTTTGCTCATTCACAAGAGACCCTTCAAATCGAGCCAACTCAAATCAGCAGCATTAGATATTCAGCAGggtaaaattattgatacAAGGATGTTAGCACATGGATTGACTACTGATTTAAATAACTTTGGGTatagaagaaataatagTGATTCAATAAGCTTaagtgataataatattgtaaaTCCAAGCCAAGATCAGCTCGAAAATGGGGGCGAGATTCAAAACGAGATTCAGAGTTCAATCCGAAAGGATGAacagaaaaatattaatcctatcaaaaatattgatagtAATGATGGCTATGtgttaaataatgaaaactTCTTTGATGGACCAAATCGGAATACTATGTCTACATATGATAATCAAAGTTTTACCACAAGTTCAGATCTTTTCTCTGATCAAAATATTCCAGAATTTACAGGTTTGTTAAATCAACATGGCTTTAACCTGCAAAACTTTCCCAGTCATACGAATAGTTCTAATTTAAACACatatgataatgataatagtaTAAATAACAAAGCAACTGATATTTCGAATGGCAGTAACAACAATAGCAGTAGTAATCATATAAATCGCATGAACAACattaatcaaataaatagtaTTAATGAGAGCTCTACTGGAGGTGTGAATATTAACGAAGACCCTTACTATTTTAACGAAGAAGATTTGCAAAAGTTTCTTGCAAGTGATTTCTCTCGTGGAGAACAGACTGTGtctgattttaattttgagGATTTTCAAAGATATTCCGAATATTCTATGTTAgatgaatttaaatga
- the TBLA0F01500 gene encoding arrestin C-terminal domain-containing protein (similar to Saccharomyces cerevisiae ECM21 (YBL101C) and CSR2 (YPR030W); ancestral locus Anc_7.436) — MNTLGLILGGSSSSSHNNNNGNNPAPALASSSNSAVSTPARRRNSATGIGSNNIANPSSYNRVGTQPRSQLLGHEEVPSPLDSPLSNHSYTINNNNTNSYIEPSSQTPRLNGIPVVNHLHSAHTTGQLPQHSFYHQHHDSIATTKFKKNFKFEETPESPNNNKYEIDPKDVSNNHDSFSKQFLSEYLLNHGFLSPDMISNADSLNISVASSGNHVYLPTISNTADEYLSSLNGMGANDESGFANNFNYNNDTDTDTNTNSNNYHAEEFVDNDTVMNFDDRTSQSTHETVSNQNTNPSSPSASGAATSCQDGAHHIKYNDSMAPFTFALILSVKKPITISDIQVELCSRVKIFWHQGVPPTKAFKEEVYKLGSLKWALNSKNFNLFIPLNVSTNDKIIENTNISNIRQTKYFKNIRREDRTYTDKVKYVKELFNSLNPNDPQFFLPGEYVFTCPIMFSNHIPETFSVPSGRVDYLICVATKSLNHQSCTGDRPLIQMSPVTSRRSSLSAMSTESDEREKIQSTSLVGKHLLHKVKNHIGGVNTDAFPASFDDISNYYAEYPVQVIRSPPNISVSTANKPVYINRVWADSLSYEISFEKKFIPLNSEIPIKIKLAPMSKSTAVKRIRVSVVEKITFVSNNLEYEYEQIDVIAKDPYNPYYTDFTSKKRKERNLSLLEVRTKTKGARAIREEIIENTINDNLLSYTTLPNPNPHSSKSFKKHKNFNDDEIPISDPWVIETVLEFPKHNDLDKKSTRYLAPYGIDLFTAIPNPESSLMSHDLNYSSNLATHKSGVINLGFLGGRRTSITSTKSLGTSSAIHSSAGTSLNNSNGSAGANGSEHPYDGTTPNCDMKYHRTKYSSSSGVQVKSHCRLSTPKRGLYLDSMNFSHIHVKHKLEVMFRIAKKDKEGDEEKTRNYEVLIDIPIILVSEFCNTGNMELPSYEMITREDEPSRRSSFIAQLPTFEEAMSVPVSPIISPIGTPNIKPTYMHGDLSIQQLSLSSNSSTACSVDDTDFQMQNNNRLRHPGGRSLSVSAGATRNIPSSSGFNTLDGVLTSQRSRPVPPPISSSMLKMPATRNTSPLQQTAVTSTQGVGIDGNTNINLSSNIFPPRKYSLPHPTSLQMPPAAQLKNPFKAVVFDSSVNSSTTPYTNSGPALSIAPDVSTYTDSAASYNSDPTTTPFATTPNSYASQIMTDGPESSANSAQGSPILGSSTLYTSGRQDSPTIEASFSYSTPVPSSPTAMASISHQSDHNPFSQSASTSLFKKNYSLQQKDNTNDSTSSISHVEGTNPTADQEPPRYNDVVSDLDGP; from the coding sequence ATGAATACTTTGGGGTTGATATTAGGAGGTTCCAGCAGTAGCtctcataataataataatggtaataatcCTGCACCAGCCTTAGCTTCTTCCTCGAATAGTGCTGTCTCAACTCCAGCAAGAAGGAGAAATAGTGCTACAGGGATAGGCAGTAATAATATCGCTAATCCCTCGTCTTATAATAGAGTCGGTACTCAGCCAAGAAGCCAACTACTTGGCCATGAAGAAGTACCGTCACCTTTGGATTCTCCATTATCTAATCATAGTTATACTattaacaacaacaatactAATAGTTATATTGAACCTTCAAGTCAAACACCGAGGTTAAATGGCATTCCAGTAGTGAACCATCTTCATTCTGCTCATACTACAGGTCAATTACCACAACATTCATTTTATCATCAACATCATGATTCTATAGCAACAactaaattcaaaaaaaattttaaattcgaAGAGACTCCAGAGAGTccaaacaataataaatatgaaatcGATCCAAAAGATGTTTCAAATAACCACGATTCATTTAGTAAGCAGTTTCTTTCAGAATACCTGCTAAATCATGGGTTTTTATCCCCAGATATGATTTCTAATGCAGATAGTTTGAACATCTCAGTCGCTTCAAGTGGAAACCATGTTTATTTGCCTACCATTTCAAATACAGCAgatgaatatttatcaagCCTGAATGGGATGGGTGCCAATGATGAATCTGGCTTTGCCAATAATTTTAACTATAACAATGATACAGATACAGATACAAATACTAATAGTAACAATTATCATGCTGAAGAGTTTGTAGATAATGATACGGTCATGAATTTCGATGATCGAACTTCTCAATCCACTCATGAGACGGTTTCTAATCAAAATACCAACCCTTCTTCCCCTTCTGCTAGTGGTGCAGCCACAAGTTGTCAAGATGGAGCTCATcatatcaaatataatgaTTCAATGGCACCTTTCACATTTGCATTAATTCTTTCAGTGAAAAAACCAATTACCATCTCAGATATTCAAGTGGAATTATGCTCAAGagtgaaaattttttggcATCAAGGAGTTCCACCAACAAAGGCTtttaaagaagaagttTATAAACTAGGCTCACTTAAATGGGctttaaattcaaagaatttCAATCTATTCATACCATTAAATGTATCAACAAACGATAAGATTATCGAAAATACCaatatttccaatattAGACaaactaaatattttaaaaatattagaagaGAAGATAGAACATATACTGATAAAGTTAAATACGTTAAGGAGTTATTCAATAGTTTAAACCCAAACGATCCACAGTTCTTCTTACCAGGTGAATATGTATTTACTTGTCCAATTATGTTTTcaaatcatattccagaaACCTTTTCTGTCCCTTCAGGCAGAGtggattatttaatttgtgTTGCTACCAAATCGTTGAATCATCAATCTTGTACAGGTGATAGACctttaattcaaatgtcGCCAGTAACCTCTAGAAGAAGTTCACTTTCAGCAATGTCCACAGAAAGCGATGAAAGAGAAAAGATTCAATCTACTAGTCTTGTAGGAAAGCATCTATTACATAAGGTTAAAAACCATATAGGTGGGGTAAATACGGATGCTTTCCCCGCATCCTTTGATGATATTTCGAATTATTATGCAGAATATCCCGTACAAGTCATTAGATCACCACCAAATATATCAGTATCCACTGCTAATAAACCTGTTTATATTAATAGAGTTTGGGCAGATTCACTTTCTTATGAGatttcatttgaaaaaaaatttattccaTTGAATTCTGAAATcccaattaaaattaaattagcTCCAATGTCAAAATCAACAGCAGTTAAAAGAATCCGTGTATCTGttgttgaaaaaatcaCTTTTGTCTCTaataatttggaatatgaatatgaacAGATTGATGTTATTGCAAAGGATCCATATAATCCATATTATACTGATTTCACTTCCAAAAAGCGGAAAGAAAGAaatctttctttattagAAGTTAGAACAAAGACAAAGGGAGCTCGTGCGATTagagaagaaattattgaaaatacaattaatgataatttattatcttatACTACTTTACCAAATCCCAACCCACATTCTTCCAAGAGTTTTAAGAAACATAAAAActttaatgatgatgaaatacCAATAAGTGATCCATGGGTCATTGAAACTGTCTTAGAGTTCCCTAAACATAATGATTTGGATAAAAAGAGCACTCGTTATTTGGCTCCCTATGGTATCGATTTATTTACAGCTATTCCAAACCCTGAATCTTCTTTAATGAGTCatgatttgaattataGCTCAAATTTAGCGACACATAAGTCAGGAGTAATTAATCTAGGATTTTTAGGTGGTAGGCGCACTTCAATAACATCTACAAAAAGCTTAGGTACTTCTTCTGCAATTCACTCTTCTGCTGGTAcgtcattaaataattcaaatggcAGTGCAGGTGCCAATGGCTCGGAACATCCTTATGACGGGACTACTCCAAATTGTGATATGAAATATCATCGTACCAAATATTCTTCAAGTTCGGGTGTGCAAGTTAAGTCACACTGTCGATTAAGTACACCAAAACGTGGTTTATATTTAGATAGTATGAATTTTAGTCATATTCATGTTAAACATAAACTTGAAGTGATGTTTAGAATTGCcaaaaaagataaagaaggtgatgaagaaaaaaccCGTAATTATGAAgtattaattgatattcCAATCATTTTAGTGTCTGAATTTTGCAATACAGGTAATATGGAACTACCTTCATATGAAATGATTACAAGGGAAGATGAACCTTCACGTAGATCATCCTTTATTGCACAATTGCCTACGTTTGAAGAAGCTATGTCTGTACCTGTAAGTCCAATCATTTCACCAATTGGAACACCAAATATTAAGCCAACATATATGCATGGTGATTTATCTATTCAGCAATTAAGTCTTTCAAGTAACTCTTCCACTGCATGTTCAGTCGATGATACAGATTTCCAAAtgcaaaataataatcgGTTGAGACACCCAGGTGGCAGATCTTTGTCCGTGAGCGCTGGTGCTACAAGAAATATTCCATCATCTTCTGGTTTCAATACTTTAGACGGTGTATTAACAAGCCAGCGTTCAAGACCAGTTCCACCTCCAATTTCTAGCTCAATGCTAAAAATGCCAGCAACTCGGAATACAAGCCCATTACAACAGACTGCTGTCACGTCCACACAGGGCGTTGGTATTGATGGAAacacaaatattaatttaagtagtaatatttttcctCCAAGAAAATACTCCTTACCACATCCAACAAGTCTACAAATGCCTCCTGCTgctcaattgaaaaatccGTTTAAAGCAGTTGTCTTCGATTCCTCAGTGAATTCTAGTACTACTCCATATACTAACAGTGGCCCAGCTTTAAGTATTGCACCAGATGTTTCTACATATACTGATTCAGCTGCAAGTTACAACTCTGATCCTACGACAACACCATTTGCTACCACTCCAAACTCCTATGCTAGCCAAATTATGACTGATGGTCCAGAATCTTCCGCAAACTCTGCTCAAGGTTCTCCAATTCTCGGCAGCTCTACGCTATATACGAGTGGTCGTCAGGATTCTCCTACCATTGAAGCCTCCTTCTCTTATTCGACCCCAGTTCCTTCTTCTCCTACTGCTATGGCTTCTATCTCACATCAAAGTGATCACAATCCCTTCAGCCAGTCTGCTTCAACCAGTCTATTCAAGAAGAATTATAGTCTACAACAGAAAGACAATACTAATGACTCCACTTCGAGCATTTCTCACGTAGAAGGAACAAATCCTACAGCCGACCAAGAACCTCCACGCTACAATGACGTTGTATCCGACCTTGATGGCCCTTAA